In Salvelinus sp. IW2-2015 unplaced genomic scaffold, ASM291031v2 Un_scaffold5198, whole genome shotgun sequence, a genomic segment contains:
- the LOC112078055 gene encoding zinc finger protein 180-like, with protein SNNLTDVNCCTTSWVCSGHHLLPQINSGFLLLWAFNHLSDFVVHTGERRDYRGSSGDPQQHHDAEEAENSLSRSELLKKHQLPVVHTGEKSICCSDCGKRFNYSSHLKIHQRIHTGEKPYSCNQCGKRFSKSSHLTIHHRTHTGEKSYGCDQCGKSFYTYSKLTLHQRTHTGEKSYSCNQCGKSFSTSSYLTIHHRTHTGEKSYGCAQCGKSFYTSSKLTSHQRTHTGEKSYSCTQCGKSFSTSSYLTIHHRTHTGEKSYGCAQCGKSFYTSSKLTSHQRTHTGEKPYSCRQCGKSFSTSSQLTVHQRTHTGEKSQSCNQCGKRYTDKRYLIKHQKIHGVVS; from the coding sequence TCAAATAATTTAACAGATGTAAATTGTTGTACAACTTCATGGGTATGCTCTGGGCATCACCTTTTACCTCAAAtaaacagtggatttctgctgttgtgggcatttaaccatctgtctgactttgtcgttcacacaggagagagacgtgactatcgtggatcctctggggatcctcaacaacatcatgatgctgaagaggcagagaatagtctctccagatcagaactcctcaagaaacaccagctaCCAgtcgttcacacaggagagaaatctatctgctgctctgactgtgggaagagattcaacTACTCATCACACCTTAAAATACATCAAagaattcacactggagagaaaccttatagctgtaatcaatgtgggaagagattttcTAAATCTAGCCATCTAACTATACAccatagaacacacacaggagagaaatcctaTGGCTGTGATCAGTGTGGSAAGAGTTTTTATACATATAGCAAGCTGactttacaccagagaacacacacaggagagaaatcttatagctgtaatcaatgtgggaagagtttttctacatctagctatctaactatacaccacaggacacacacaggagagaaatcttatggctgtgctcaatgtgggaagagtttttatACATCTAGCAAGCTGacttcacaccagagaacacacacaggagagaaatcttatagctgtactcaatgtgggaagagtttttctacatctagctatctaactatacaccataggacacacacaggagagaaatcttatggctgtgctcaatgtgggaagagtttttatACATCTAGCAAGCTGacttcacaccagagaacacacacaggagagaaaccatatagctgtaggcaatgtgggaagagtttttctaCATCTAGCCAGCTGactgtacaccagagaacacacacaggggagaaatctcaaagctgtaatcaatgtgggaagagatacACTGATAAAAGATATCTgattaaacatcagaaaatacatggagttgtttcatga